The Microplitis mediator isolate UGA2020A chromosome 10, iyMicMedi2.1, whole genome shotgun sequence genomic sequence CACTAAATATTTAACGTAACGTTTCGTTACATTTAGCTACAAGTATCGTACGTGTGCTAGTAACTGGTGGTTTATGTACGTAGTGGGATCGCCGGATCAGTCATCGGTCCCGCGCCGCGCGCCCGGTTCTCTGATAACTCCTCAGTTCCTCAGTCAGTTGTCCTCGAGTCTTTGGATTCACCAGTTCGTCAGTGAGTGCTGAGCCAGTTTGAGATCAACCCAACAGTTTTATTCAATTGTCATAACGCAGCTCACGTGTCAATTGTTGATATCGATTAACGTTACTTACCTATTTGGAGTTCACTTGTCTATTGTCTATTGACTGCTCTGAAAGGTTCGCTGGTCAGGATGGCCGATAGAAAGACTGGTCAGTGacctgattttattattaaaaccttttttttttttattaataataattattattacattaattatttattagaataCTATCAAGTGTTTCAGTATCTGACGTAAAGATATGACTCACTGGATGTTATTGGAGTTTTTTATCAATGATTTTGTGTTGACTAACTCAGCATGTtagcatttttatttatagacgTTATCGATATGATTGAGTAATTTTATCGCAATACTGCATATATGTTGCATTGCGTTACggttatttactttttattgttattatttataaaatttcattgtagTTGTCATtgaggaataattttattgagcttgtcttcttttttttacggCTGATAGAGCACATTGTGATGACGCCTAAGTCCAAGACTGCTAAATCAAcgacgttaattattgaacgtCAGGCACTGGATCCTCCTGAGCGTATCAACGACCAGCAAGATGTTCATATAGCTGGTGGCGACCACAAAGGAATTGTCATTAACAAACACGCAGTTGCTGGTATAATCTCTCTTACTACTAATTAGTAATTATCTACTAATTACAAGGCCATTAGTGATTAGAAATTAactattaatcaataattagtaattaccaGAGCTATAGGACTGGTATTGCGGTGGATATTTactgatatttaataaattttcataagaaagGCCATTAGTGTTTAATTAACGATAACGCTTTTTACGTCactgataatatttatatttaaatttaaattcaaataaaacagctgcgttattttcttataaatgagtcagatttattttaaaatggaaaaatatttttacagtttcaaatgggATTTATAATCCGGCCCACGTTTGTCTTGAATTTCGTGTATTTTTAGTAAGCGCGCAAACTAAAAAACATACACAGGAATCTCGTACATTACAATTTTGGTTTATTAATTCGTTATCTGAAGCAGAACATCCTAGTgttgctcaagaattttttcgagaGCTTGTTAGTCCACAAGAATTTCCTCGaggtaaataaacaaataaatttaatttaatttaatttaaaatttatttttactgattcattgatttataaatttttagattacgtgggattcattaaaaaaataatgaaactgATGCAGCATAAGTATCCTAGTATTAAAAAGCTAGAAGTTGAATTAAAACAACTGGAAGAACCTATTACGCTACCTACTAGGCCGTGTAAGTACATCaatcataaatttaacttgatagacaaaataaatatacatatatatatatatgtgtgataTAAGAGAATATATACTAATGTAATGCAGATTATTCTCAAGTGGTTAAGCAAGTAATTGCCCGAACAAGGGgtcaagttaattaaattagtctCATTGACACGAgtggtccataaaaaaaaaaaaaaaaaaaaaaaaaaattccgttcATTGcttagtaatttattatcacttatcatttattaaattaaaaatattaagattaATGGGATTGAGATGATTggctaaaataatttaaatcaccaatcattttttaagcattcatatattttatgtaagcatataaataaatattgcatttaattCACAGCTCAAACTGGCTACTCTCTGTTCACACTTCCTCGCTCTAAGAAAAGTGTTCGGATAGCAGGTTCGATTTAgggaaaagaagaaaaaaattaattatttaaaacactGTTTGAAGCtctgcaattttttaattattaattattgacataATAATTCACAGGCTCTTAGTGTGTTTTGTCTTTTCTGAatgtatttcttattttttataccaatTACCAATTGCTCGAGTCTTTATTGACAAATTAACACCGCAACACTtactcatataaattattaatattagtgcgaatgtagcagacatcagacaaatttaaaatttaataaatagagtaaataattaataaaataaaatttaaaaaattttgaaattaacaagtgcattttttcgaaatattattttttaaattatttactctatttatttataattttaaatttgtcgtctgctacatttacactaatttattaattaccataatttattagtgaatattttaaaaaatatatacatttttttttatacataagaaaaaaaaatacttgcaCGAATGCAACCATAGATGCACAAACGTcaattagatttttaattaaaatatttttgtagtaaattaccgtcaatattttaacatatttattgttaattaccatcaatatttttaaatattcatcgTTTATTAActcatttattcaaattttctaattcACTAGATGTTTTGTGGTAGAAAATTAGTAGACGAACAAttagaatttattataattataattataattataataaataaatgagttaTGGATTTGTAACCATAACAATATTGAGTTAACAATCATGTTCTTGTGCTtgttttatcatattttttttcagcataaTCAATAACTGCCACACTGCCCTAATTTTTAGTTACCGTCATATCTACATGATTTCACTTTTATCATGCAAGCTAAactaatatacaatatatatataaatatataaacattcATATTTACATGTCACTATCAACAGTTTTTTAATAGCAACTTCAATAGATAAATCATCAATCACgctattcatttaaattttaatcgtcattcataaaatatttttatcaactcCAGTCTTTCGTAacttaattactaaaatatattttttaactgattaacaatttaattacttttttttagtgtcTGCTGATGAAACAATAATGGGACAGTCTGTTGAATTGACGGCTGAAAAAGTACTTGAGTTAATTGAATCTGCGTATCCAAATCCCGTAACTGTGATCGATATTGCCAAGTAagtattcatttaattaattaattaatcgattaattaataaatgtattaaacaataattattaattttaacagaCAATACAATTGGGAACCAAATGCAGTAGAAGCGATAGTGAACGAGTTGCAAACTAAAGGACTAGTTAAAGCAATGGAACATGGCGCGTTTACTCGCGTAGCTCATGAAGACACTCAGATAAAAGTTGTCAAACAAATGCCAACAATGGCAAGTGCTAAACAACCAACAATAGCAATTATCACTGCTCAGTACTGCGAGAAACTTGCCGTTGACTCGATGATTGAAAAtaaggaaacttttgttcGTTACACTACTGTCGGtacgtttaattattatcaattatttattttattacttctatttactcttagaaataatttaatctaatgatattaataattaatgattaataattaattttaactttcaaTAAAACCGGCTTCTTTAATCTTACAAgcaatagatatttttatgatgCATGAAACTTTAGGTACTGCAAGTTCTCCAGATTCTACTGATGGTGTACCCCGAGTAATTTGCCGATTTGGTAAAGTAGTTTGATAACAATATAGCTGTGTTATTATTCAATGCTATTAAttgacaattaattataaataataaataaatttatatcaccGCTTTGGAGATtgtgcttaaaaaaaataaaaggtgTCACCGCAGATCATTCTTACACAGGAAATAATTcatttgtataaatttatcagctttatatcatttgtttgtttaattGTCTAAAcctaatttaattagtaattaataggGGAGTGCGAATCGTGTTCGAATTCAATCGAATCAAGTATCGAaattcgaatcgaataatttgaaaactttggaattatttgtaacttttcaaattactcGATTCGAATCGAGAAAATTGTGATTTATCTCAGAAGGGAAAGGGAGAGCTTAGTTTTTAAagtgactaaaaaaattttttttgtagattcgtGTCTGAGCTTTATTCACTtccgataaaaatttgaattattggaacaaatattacaatttcaagtcgttcaaaagaaaatttttgaattattcgtaaattttcgaaaaattcaaagttcgaatcgaataattcgattcgatttgatacgaataatttgtaaattcaaACTATTCGCACACCCTTAGTAATTAATAGGAGAGTGCGAATCGTGTTCGAATTTAATCGAATCAACTATCGAaattcgaatcgaataatttgaaaactttgaaattgtttgtaacttttcaaattactcGATTCGAATCGAGAAAATTGTGATTTATCTCAGAAGGGAAAGGGAGAGCTTAGTTTTTAAagtgactaaaaaaattttttttgtagattcgtGTCTGAGCTTTATTCACTtccgataaaaatttgaattattggaacaaatattacaatttcaagtcgttcaaaagaaaatttttgaattattcgtaaattttcgaaaaattcaaagttcgaatcgaataattcgattcgatttgatacgaataatttgtaaattcaaACTATTCGCACACCCTTAGTAATTAATAGGAGAGTGCGAATCGTGTTCGAATTTAATCGAATCAACTATCGAaattcgaatcgaataatttgaaaactttgaaattgtttgtaacttttcaaattactcGATTCGAATCGAGAAAATTGTGATTTATCTTAGAAGGGAAAGGGAGAGCTTAGTTTTTAAAgtgactaaaaataatttttttgaagattcGTGTCTGAACTTCATTTACCTCcgataaaaattcgaattattggAACAAATGTTACAATTTTAAgtcgttcaaaaaaaaatttttgaattattagaaaaatttgaagtttGATTCGATTTGATAcgaataatttgtaaattcaaACTATTCGCACACCCTTAGTAATTAATCATGATTACAAAGCACAGGGAcgtgttaatttaaaaatgtaacatattgtttattgttttatagGCTCCGGGATCGGCACGCATTgtctttgttatttttttgtacaataCACCATTTGTTTGTCacacaaaaaatgtatttaattacttattaatattcatttttaattacaggTGAGTCTAACGTATATACACTAGGTAATATCGGTGATCATCGGATAGTATGCACAAAATTACCGCGAGTTGGCCATGAAAGAGAAGCTATGACTGCCGCGGGAAATACAACGACACGATTACtcggtatttatttaattatttttttaactctatgatttataaattaatttaattttttttttatgtaggAACCTTCCAAAAAGTTGACTACGTCTTTCTGGTGGGTGTCGGTGGTGGAGTACCTCATTATACCGATTACAACAAACATGTGCGACTAGGTGACGTCGTCGTGTCTTATCCAACAccaatgacaaaaaaatatgtgtatatttattgtGAAGGCGCTAAATTTAATGAGGAAGACGGCAGTTATCATTTTGATACCAAAGAATACTGTCCTGTTAATTTGGGACTCCAAGAGTTGGCGATGAATATTAAAAAgcaggtaattaattattagaaatcATTTAATTTGTGATTTTAATCACTTAATTTGTTCGTTAAAAGGCTGAGGATGAATCAAATGTAccatggaaaaaatatttaaaagaaggCCTTGAAAACTTGGACAATCTTCAATCAGAGCATGACTTTAAACAACCGCCTTTAGAGTCTGATAAATTGTATATGGCTATCGGAGATCGGGATGTCATCGAAGTTGCACATCCGGCCGCTCCACAAGACACTCCGAACAAAAGGTATTGTCGTTTAGTGATTCAAATAATccaattgtcttattgaggaGCCACTCAATTACTCAAACTATTATAGTCATTAGtcattacattaaaaaaaaactaaattgtCTTGTAGGATGATCGGGTGCCCCCGCATGCACTTGGCATCAATTGCTTCCGGTAGACAGATATCCCGGGACGATCAATTGAGGCAGAAATTTGCATCGCGATTTGGCTGTCTGGCTTTTGATGGAGAAATGGATGCTGTCGTCGAAAGTATACTGGGTAACTGCAGAGACAGCTTTGCTGTGGTACGAGGAATTTGTGATTACAAAGACGGTTCGCGGGGCAAAGAATGGCAGCCTTATGCCGCTTTGGCGGCTGCCAGTGTAGTAAAGTCGATTATTTGCTCGATGGACCCCCCGActaatgtttaatttttagactttattaattaattaattaattagagacttgagataatttattgatagtaatatatttgaaaataaaaagtttaagagTATTGAGTATTATGTAGAGATTTAAAGTTAGCTTGcgattaatcataaataataaatcaaacttgcataataaaaatgcgTATATTAGATTTAggtcattaaataataatagttatttaaaacaaaaagtatTTAAGATAAAcctgataaataatgaaattttaaatggtactgttaaaaatataaataaatgtttattaaaatgtgATAGACACTTAGAGAGTTATCTATCAAAATGGAGTATTTAAAAGTGATATAAGTAGTAGGGGTCtgcgaataattcgaaacttGCCGAATTATTCggaaatttacgaataattacaaagtttttttttgaaagacttggaaaaattgtaatattctttcaactaattcaaattattgtcaGAAGTAAGTAGAGCTCGGACGCGAATTTACGTGGGAGTTTTTTTGGTTGCTTTTAaacctacactgtaaaaaatcgggagtggaTTCGGAGtgattcggattttatttaaatccgaattcactccgtcactcagagttccggagctttagaaaaaatcgcttcaaattttatttaaatcggagtgaattttactcccataggatcaaataaataaacagtaatccgcattcactccgatttaatccgcaaattttttacagtgtaagccttccattaaataaaaattgaatatttgaaaactgATCATAATTTTCTCGATTTAAATCGAGTAATTTCAAAAGTCACGAATAATCAAAAAACTTTTGGATGATTCAGAAGTTTCTAATCATTCGATTCGATTAAATCGAAGAcgattcgcacacccctaataAGTAGCTATTCAAAgccattgaaaataataatttttctcaatttatttttaattttgacggaaagtaattttttctatacaaaagtttatcaataaataatgaatatatttattggaatagtaattattatactatGTGCCAGTGTGTtcaggtaataaaaaaaaattactgccaTATTCTTATTCACATTTACGTGACTTacaaataaacatttaaaactaCAGGGTagattgattaaaaataataattaatggcgTTTGAAACaccatatttatttaaaaataaataattaaatttgaaaaaatatattgacgAGCAAGGACTCGggactaaataaattataaaattgattagatagatttttaataaaatttcaaggcTGCGAAGAGTTTAGCGAAGTagcttcattaattaaaatttcattatttttatttttaattaataattaatagcttTTTTATGCAggcatatttatttattaatatttatttgtttgttttttatttaaccgaGTTAtggtttatatttatagagaaaatataatataaataaaaatcaaaataaatcacTTGTCGCGTAGACGCggcatttaattttaaattcagagAATTACAGTaacaaatttatcaaaatatacgTAATATAAGTATAcggaacagaaaaaaatacaaatatattacagaagtttatcaataaatttactatataatatataaattatttaatcttaatataaattagtaatgtttttaattaattataattattttagagtttaattaacttattttaataaGTACATTAATGCGTTGGCTTGAGCCTTGCACCCGACACTAGTCTGATCAATAAATCATTACCTTCATAATAGcgcattaaaataattgcataatatttaattgtatttattaaatatttaaatttaccacaGCTTTATTTgagtaattgttaattaatatgataCTGTCTTCCAATGGACCAATTTTTTAGCACTTGTCtaaattcattttatgaaaattaaataattgtaatgagtgattattaataattgataattgatgaatttttagtatggtaatttataaatttttgtattaatttaaactttttcttattctttatgaaataaaaactaaaatatcaagtgaaataatttgttgtaattatttacattaattataagtCTCATTGATTGGTTAATTGAGTTTTAAGTTcgattgttattttataatcgTCTTCGTTTTTATTGACCGTGTGATACTGGTTCCATGATTGCTCTTCGGCGGTGCCCCAGATACAGTAAATGAGGCAACAGATTCCCATGTTTAAAAATGCGATGATGAAAATTAGCCGCCATTGGCCAATAGTTTgctagataaattatttattataaataaataattaaatttattgtaaaaactgtgaattattttcttaactcaCGTTGTCGTTTGTTAAAGATCCTACGATTAGTGGAGAGACAAATCCGGCAATGTCAATCACAAGGCCACAGATACCGAGCAGTATACTCGCATAATTTGGACTGAGGTCAACGAGATTAGATAGGGGTCCAGAAGTGACGGCGCCAGCTGATGCTATTCCGcccattataaaaattaccgcGAGCACGGGATAGCAACCACTGAATGCTAGTCCGAGTACTAGGACACTAGGAATTCCTGAGCAGACAAAAGTCGCGAGTTTTCTTACATTAGTCAGAGTCAGTCTTTCAGTTTGCAGCAACCAGTCGCTCATGTGAGCGAATATCCAGCTGAAGACCATCGTCAGGAAGTGAGGGAGACCGGAAAGAACTCCTGTctgtcatttaaaaatataaataaaattaattccgCTATTTTCAGATGCTAATTTacattgaaaaattactttttcgACACTCCAGCCAtggatgaatttaaaataagccGGCGCTTGGGCCATTAGAGTAAAGTATCCCCAAACTGCACCCCAGTTTGAGAGGATTGATGCCCATACTGGCCATgatgttaatattttactcCAAGGTATTGATAAATTGCGATTTGAATGGTCTACTGATGCGCCTAAATTATctaggatatattttttttcgctttcTGATATACGGGGGTGCTGTTGCGGTGTGTCGTAGACAAAAATTATCCATAAGAAATACCtagagaaataaatatatcattttatcACCTACTTATAGTTGACAAGAGTGAACTTATTTTACCAGACGATGCCGAAAAGTGAAGTTATGTAAAATACGGACTCCCAGCCGAggtaatcaattataaaacCACTCAGCGGATATGTCAGAGCGATTCCAACACTTCCCCctaaaattaaagtaaaaaagtataaataattataaatactaattaataaaaatatataatataattaccCATATATGCGCTCACAAATTTGCTTCTTTCATTTTGCGGAATCCATTTGGCTGTCATGTCATGAGTTGCAGGATAAGCGA encodes the following:
- the LOC130676654 gene encoding uncharacterized protein LOC130676654 isoform X1, whose amino-acid sequence is MADRKTEHIVMTPKSKTAKSTTLIIERQALDPPERINDQQDVHIAGGDHKGIVINKHAVAVSNGIYNPAHVCLEFRVFLVSAQTKKHTQESRTLQFWFINSLSEAEHPSVAQEFFRELVSPQEFPRDYVGFIKKIMKLMQHKYPSIKKLEVELKQLEEPITLPTRPSQTGYSLFTLPRSKKSVRIAVSADETIMGQSVELTAEKVLELIESAYPNPVTVIDIAKQYNWEPNAVEAIVNELQTKGLVKAMEHGAFTRVAHEDTQIKVVKQMPTMASAKQPTIAIITAQYCEKLAVDSMIENKETFVRYTTVGTASSPDSTDGVPRVICRFGESNVYTLGNIGDHRIVCTKLPRVGHEREAMTAAGNTTTRLLGTFQKVDYVFLVGVGGGVPHYTDYNKHVRLGDVVVSYPTPMTKKYVYIYCEGAKFNEEDGSYHFDTKEYCPVNLGLQELAMNIKKQAEDESNVPWKKYLKEGLENLDNLQSEHDFKQPPLESDKLYMAIGDRDVIEVAHPAAPQDTPNKRMIGCPRMHLASIASGRQISRDDQLRQKFASRFGCLAFDGEMDAVVESILGNCRDSFAVVRGICDYKDGSRGKEWQPYAALAAASVVKSIICSMDPPTNV
- the LOC130676654 gene encoding uncharacterized protein LOC130676654 isoform X2 gives rise to the protein MADRKTEHIVMTPKSKTAKSTTLIIERQALDPPERINDQQDVHIAGGDHKGIVINKHAVAVSNGIYNPAHVCLEFRVFLVSAQTKKHTQESRTLQFWFINSLSEAEHPSVAQEFFRELVSPQEFPRDYVGFIKKIMKLMQHKYPSIKKLEVELKQLEEPITLPTRPSQTGYSLFTLPRSKKSVRIAVSADETIMGQSVELTAEKVLELIESAYPNPVTVIDIAKQYNWEPNAVEAIVNELQTKGLVKAMEHGAFTRVAHEDTQIKVVKQMPTMASAKQPTIAIITAQYCEKLAVDSMIENKETFVRYTTVGESNVYTLGNIGDHRIVCTKLPRVGHEREAMTAAGNTTTRLLGTFQKVDYVFLVGVGGGVPHYTDYNKHVRLGDVVVSYPTPMTKKYVYIYCEGAKFNEEDGSYHFDTKEYCPVNLGLQELAMNIKKQAEDESNVPWKKYLKEGLENLDNLQSEHDFKQPPLESDKLYMAIGDRDVIEVAHPAAPQDTPNKRMIGCPRMHLASIASGRQISRDDQLRQKFASRFGCLAFDGEMDAVVESILGNCRDSFAVVRGICDYKDGSRGKEWQPYAALAAASVVKSIICSMDPPTNV
- the LOC130676654 gene encoding uncharacterized protein LOC130676654 isoform X3: MADRKTEHIVMTPKSKTAKSTTLIIERQALDPPERINDQQDVHIAGGDHKGIVINKHAVAVSNGIYNPAHVCLEFRVFLVSAQTKKHTQESRTLQFWFINSLSEAEHPSVAQEFFRELVSPQEFPRDYVGFIKKIMKLMQHKYPSIKKLEVELKQLEEPITLPTRPLSADETIMGQSVELTAEKVLELIESAYPNPVTVIDIAKQYNWEPNAVEAIVNELQTKGLVKAMEHGAFTRVAHEDTQIKVVKQMPTMASAKQPTIAIITAQYCEKLAVDSMIENKETFVRYTTVGTASSPDSTDGVPRVICRFGESNVYTLGNIGDHRIVCTKLPRVGHEREAMTAAGNTTTRLLGTFQKVDYVFLVGVGGGVPHYTDYNKHVRLGDVVVSYPTPMTKKYVYIYCEGAKFNEEDGSYHFDTKEYCPVNLGLQELAMNIKKQAEDESNVPWKKYLKEGLENLDNLQSEHDFKQPPLESDKLYMAIGDRDVIEVAHPAAPQDTPNKRMIGCPRMHLASIASGRQISRDDQLRQKFASRFGCLAFDGEMDAVVESILGNCRDSFAVVRGICDYKDGSRGKEWQPYAALAAASVVKSIICSMDPPTNV
- the LOC130676654 gene encoding uncharacterized protein LOC130676654 isoform X4 — its product is MADRKTEHIVMTPKSKTAKSTTLIIERQALDPPERINDQQDVHIAGGDHKGIVINKHAVAVSNGIYNPAHVCLEFRVFLVSAQTKKHTQESRTLQFWFINSLSEAEHPSVAQEFFRELVSPQEFPRDYVGFIKKIMKLMQHKYPSIKKLEVELKQLEEPITLPTRPLSADETIMGQSVELTAEKVLELIESAYPNPVTVIDIAKQYNWEPNAVEAIVNELQTKGLVKAMEHGAFTRVAHEDTQIKVVKQMPTMASAKQPTIAIITAQYCEKLAVDSMIENKETFVRYTTVGESNVYTLGNIGDHRIVCTKLPRVGHEREAMTAAGNTTTRLLGTFQKVDYVFLVGVGGGVPHYTDYNKHVRLGDVVVSYPTPMTKKYVYIYCEGAKFNEEDGSYHFDTKEYCPVNLGLQELAMNIKKQAEDESNVPWKKYLKEGLENLDNLQSEHDFKQPPLESDKLYMAIGDRDVIEVAHPAAPQDTPNKRMIGCPRMHLASIASGRQISRDDQLRQKFASRFGCLAFDGEMDAVVESILGNCRDSFAVVRGICDYKDGSRGKEWQPYAALAAASVVKSIICSMDPPTNV